TCTGCCCCTCTGGGTACGTTTAAAGGGTACGCTCTGCCCCTCTGGGCACGTTTAAAGGGTACGCTCTGCCCCTCTGGGTACGTTTAAAGGGTACGCTCTGCCCCTCTGGGTACGTTTAAAGGGTACGCTCTGCCCCTCTGGGCACGTTTAAAGGGTACGCTCTGCCCCTCTGGGCACGTTTAAAGGGTACGCTCTGCCCCTCTGGGCACGTTTAAAGGGTACGCTCTGCCCCTCTGGGCACGTTTAAAGGGTACGCTCTGCCCCTCTGGGTACGTTTAAAGGGTACGCTCTGCCCCTCTGGGCACGTTTAAAGGGTACGCTCTGCCCCTCTGGGCACGTTTAAAGGGTACGCTCTGCCCCTCTGGGTACGTTTAAAGGGTACGCTCTGCCCCTCTGGGCACGTTTAAAGGGTACGCTCTGCCCCTCTGGGCACGTTTAAAGGGTACGCTCTGCCCCTCTGGGCACGTTTAAAGGGTACGCTCTGCCCCTCTGGGTACGTTTAAAGGGTACGCTCTGCCCCTCTGGGCACGTTTAAAGGGTACGCTCTGCCCCTCTGGGCACGTTTAAAGGGTACGCTCTGCCCCTCTGGGTACGTTTAAAGGGTACGCTCTGCCCCTCTGGGCACGTTTAAAGGGTACGCTCTGCCCCTCTGGGCACGTTTAAAGGGTACGCTCTGCCCCTCTGGGTACGTTTAAAGGGTACGCTCTGCCCCTCTGGGCACGTTTAAAGGGTACGCTCTGCCCCTCTGGGTACGTTTAAAGGGTACGCTCTGCCCCTCTGGGCACGTTTAAAGGGTACGCTCTGCCCCTCTGGGCACGTTTAAAGGGTACGCTCTGCCCCTCTGGGCACGTCTAAAGGGTACGCTCTGCCCCTCTGGGCACGTTTAAAGGGTACGCTCTGCCCCTCTGGGCACGTTTAAAGGGTACGCTCTGCCCCTCTGGGCACGTTTAAAGGGTACGCTCTGCCCCTCTGGGCACGTTTAAAGGGTACGCTCTGCCCCTCTGGGCACGTTTAAAGGGTACGCTCTGCCCCTCTGGGCACGTTTAAAGGGTACGCTCTGCCCCTCTGGGCACGTTTAAAGGGTACGCTCTGCCCCTCTGGGTACGTTTAAAGGGTACGCTCTGCCCCTCTGGGCACGTTTAAAGGGTACGCTCTGCCCCTCTGGGCACGTTTAAAGGGTACGCTCTGCCCCTCTGGGTACGTTTAAAGGGTACGCTCTGCCCCTCTGGGCACGTTTAAAGGGTACGCTCTGCCCCTCTGGGCACGTTTAAAGGGTACGCTCTGCCCCTCTGGGTACGTTTAAAGGGTACGCTCTGCCCCTCTGGGCACGTTTAAAGGGTACGCTCTGCCCCTCTGGGTACGTTTAAAGGGTACGCTCTGCCCCTCTGGGCACGTTTAAAGGGTACGCTCTGCCCCTCTGGGCACGTTTAAAGGGTACGCTCTGCCCCTCTGGGCACGTCTAAAGGGTACGCTCTGCCCCTCTGGGCACGTTTAAAGGGTACGCTCTGCCCCTCTGGGCACGTTTAAAGGGTACGCTCTGCCCCTCTGGGCACGTTTAAAGGGTACGCTCTGCCCCTCTGGGCACGTTTAAAGGGTACGCTCTGCCCCTCTGGGCACGTTTAAAGGGTACGCTCTGCCCCTCTGGGCACGTTTAAAGGGTACGCTCTGCCCCTCTGGGCACGTTTAAAGGGTACGCTCTGCCCCTCTGGGTACGTTTAAAGGGTACGCTCTGCCCCTCTGGGCACGTTTAAAGGGTACGCTCTGCCCCTCTGGGCACGTTTAAAGGGTACGCTCTGCCCCTCTGGGTACGTTTAAAGGGTACGCTCTGCCCCTCTGGGCACGTTTAAAGGGTACGCTCTGCCCCTCTGGGTACGTTTAAAGGGTACGCTCTGCCCCTCTGGGTACGTTTAAAGGGTACGCTCTGCCCCTCTGGGCACGTTTAAAGGGTACGCTCTGCCCCTCTGGGCACGTTTAAAGGGTACGCTCTGCCCCTCTGGGCACGTTTAAAGGGTACGCTCTGCCCCTCTGGGCACGTTTAAAGGGTACGCTCTGCCCCTCTGGGCACGTTTAAAGGGTACGCTCTGCCCCTCTGGGCACGTTTAAAGGGTACGCTCTGCCCCTCTGGGTACGTTTAAAGGGTACGCTCTGCCCCTCTGGGTACGTTTAAAGGGTACGCTCTGCCCCTCTGGGTACGTTTAAAGGGTACGCTCTGCCCCTCTGGGTACGTTTAAAGGGTACGCTCTGCCCCTCTGGGTACGTTTAAAGGGTACGCTCTGCCTCCCTGTTTGGTGCTTCATCATTACAACCCTGGtttaaaaagaagaagaataCCCTAAAATAATGACGTTTTTATAGAAAAAACTCATTTCCTTTAGGTTCTACTTTGGGCACGTGTGACCCGAGAGTAAAATGTCAATTACTCTGCTCTaatgctgatgtaaaaaaagagAGGAGGTTAGTGTTGTTGTAATGGGAGCCCTAGGATGGACACCCACTTGATGTGTTTAACATATAGTGCTGAGTTAACACTCATATTAACTAAGTCCCCCCCTCATGAATGTCCCCTTGGTAACAGTCACAGTGGCGCAGTCACACCCACTGCAGAGCAACGAGAGGTAGCGTCACCAAGGaaacatcccaaatggaacccgaTTTGTCTTTAgagtgccctacttttgatcagggcccatagcaCTCTGGTCAAAAGATAGGACACtattatagagaatagggtgccacttggagCGCATGGAGGAGACTGAAGAGAAGAGGCAATCTCATTATTTCTCACTCTCACCAAGTGGCCATTAGTCTTGTCcccaggccatcattgtaaatgagaatttgttctttaccGACTCGCCTggttaaacaaaaataaataattgaccATGCCGCAGTccgtccccccccccaccttatACATTCAGACTGCTCTTTACAGCTAGACACCGTATAGAAACCTACAACTACTAACACTCCCCTCATAGGTATGCTGGCACTTTCAGAATACCAAGTATGAGGGATGAAGATTGTAAACCAATACCTACTTTATGGTTAGCTTCAATCCAGGCCTAGTTCTCCTATCATTCTTTCCAGTGTGGTCGTTCAGCAGacgctctgatccagagagacttacaggagcaattagggttaagtgccttgctcaagagcacagacagatttatttttttttcttctctcacctagtcagctcagggattcgaaccagcagccttttcggttactggccaaatgCCCTTAACCGCTATGCTACCTGCCGAAAAAAATAGATGGTTACCTGCTGGGCACCTCTTTCTACAGAATAGTGACGGGGATGTCGCATTTAGGAGTCTCTAGACAACGATGGTGTAGTTCATTTTACATCCAAAACTAATTTTATTGTCCTCCCCAAGTTGAACAGTTTAccctgcttttttttttttttagcattttCCAAAACACCAAAAACATGTAATCATACATTGCATTTGTTAAAGGTAGCATTGAAGGCATACAAAGGGTCGtctgagagacagatagatagagagagaaggactcTCTCCAGGCACTCTGTCGGATTAGCATCTCTGCAATTGAGGAATACTgtcagtcggggggggggggggggggggggactatgtaAACTGGCAGGAGAGTGTCGGTGTCATaaagtactgatctaggatcagcccccTCCCCCATGTCTGTCCATATAAATCAACCATTGTGATGTAAAAGTGATTCTATAGCAAACACCTACATTCAGACCTGCCTTTTAGAAGACAACACTCCCTACTTTCAGACCTGTCTTTTAGAAGACAACACTCCCTACTTTCAGACCTGCCTTTTAGGAGAAAACACTCCCTACTTTCAGACCTGCCTTTTAGAAGACAACACTCCCTACTTTCAGACCTGCCATTTAGAAGACAACACTCCCTACTTTCAGACCTGCCTTTTAGAAGACAACACTCCCTACTTTCAGACCTGCCTTTTAGAAGACAACACTCCCTACTTTCAGACCTGCCTTTTAGAAGACAACACTCCCTACTTTCAGACCTGCCATTTAGAAGACAACACTCCCTACTTTCAGACCTGCCTTTTAGAAGACAACACTCCCTACTTTCAGACCTGCCTTTTAGGAGAAAACACTCCCTTTTTATACCAGTCTTGTGGATCTTCTATGGTCCTCCTGTGTAACATGTCTAATGACCtcctttatgtagtgttatgcATACTGTATGAAGCTTCTCTCTGGATATGCAACTCAAAAAAACTGAGCCATGGGTCAGTTGGCATAAAGCAGAAGGTCCCATGGCACCGTAAGTGATATTAAACACGTGGTAGGAACTAAACCATTCAATCAACGGTCTCTGAGGAGTGAATCATTTGTGTAGACctaaaaattaaaattaaaaacacCCCCTATAATTGACAGAGCAGGTTAGGAAGATTAGCCATAGACCGAACACACATATGCTATCCTACAGGAGTTAAAACATCTCTGCGATGATACCCGACTCCCCGATTTGTGATAGcagtttaatatggaacagtGACTGTAGTTGAGAAGAGGGAACACAGTGGTGAACAATCTGGACGTGCCAACGTTTGTTGTGGCAAACCATCAAAGTAGGTTTTGATAAATATCCAGGAACACAGAGGCGTAGGAGGAGAGAATCTGGGAAGACGTCTCCTTACTGGGTTTTAAGGGATAGGGGacaaggagtatgcaattgagatcttcccactgtctgtctgtcctcttgtGTGTCTGTGGACGACTCTATGATAATAAATGATCAAGCTGCTATACCTACCCATCTATCTGACCTACGTTCACCTGCTGGGGGCCAAGCAGTCAAACACGTCTTCATGTGGAGTTGATTATCCGCTTTCATTCATAAACATTTATATAGATGTATTTAAATTGTTCAATTGCCTCTTGCTCACAACACTCGCTCTCTGACGTTCACATTCTGTGTCCTGTCATGTACACATTGTAATAGAAtgtggtagtggtgtgggggGGGTGACAGATGAGAtgacaatccccccccccccaactttgTAGTGGTGGCTACGGCAACGCCGGGGGATGCTGCTCGTTCTTCAGTTCTCGGAGGTTGAGGTTCTGCAGAGCCACGTCTAGGGTCATGACCCCCACGCAGCCCATATCTTCGAAGGCGGCGAAGGCATCCGAGCCTCGCGTCACGGCATCGTGGTAGTCACGGAGATCGTCGTCGTCTTCGCTGTGGTCGGGATTGGCCagcagggtggagaggaggagctCCGTGACGAAGAGAGAGCGGTCCGCCCACTGGCCCTCACATAGCTGGTTTTCCGCCTCTGACAACCTCGGCTCACTCAgtctggaggggggagggaggggggacaaATGGAGCTCTATTACAAAAACATCATCCATCACCCACATCTAACGGGCAGACAAGCCTCTCGCTCAAGAGAATAACTAGTATAAATGAAGTGTAGCAGACAGTTGCCAACCTGTTGAGAAGGAACTGGGAGTTGCTGCTCTGTGTTTTGGGCTCCTGCTGCTCCGGGTCGGGACTAAGGTTGTTGAAGAAGTTGGAGCCAGGGTTGGCGTTGTGATTCCCTGCGTGGTTGGAGGTGCGGCTGCCGCGTTGCGAGGTGCCCCGGGCCGTCTCCAACTGCTGTCTGGTAGCCTGGGTCTGCTGCCAATCCGCCTGGAGCTGCATCTACAGGACGAAGTGATGAGGACGAAGAAGACCgaagtgggaggaggaggagaagatgaagaCAGGAAGTTGGAAGAGAGGGAAGCGGAGGACAGGGGACGGAGGAAGTGATGAACAAGAAGTCGTAGAAGACAATGAAGAGTTAAAGTGCTTCACTTAAGGGCATAAATGGCAGAATTAGTTGCATCAGATTCTAGGCTACTGATGACAACAACCGGAGGGCTCTGGGATTCGAACTGTCGACCCTCTGGTTGCTGACCCTCCTATGGACTACCTACCTGGAGCTGCTGTAGCTGGGAGGCTGAAGGACCTGAACTCAGCTGGCTGCCCGTCGACCTACGCACCCCTGACAACTGGGACAGCAGCTCTGCGAGGCGTGGTTGAGGAAGAAGGGGTTAAATAAAAATTTCATTTCTGTCTGTCCATGTGGCAGTCTATCTGGGCCGGTGCCATTAAAAAACAGCAGTGGTAGGCATTGAACCAAACGGATTAAAATCGGGATTAAAAACAGGATTAGGATAACTAAGGAATGTGTCATGGCAACACCGACACGAACACCGTCTTTACTGATAGACTGGTCTGTCAGGGCCTTGGGTGGGAGGGGGGTTACTGTCTAGACTGGTctattggggggggggtggggggtgttaGTCTTGACTGGTCTATTGGGGGGGGTATGTACTAAGGGTGTGTGTTGCACAGTGCATATTATTTTTTAGgaatctgttgtgtgtgtgtgtcctaccagtgtgtgtgtgtgtcctaccagtgtgtgtgtgtcctaccagtgtgtgtgtgtcctactccAAAATGTATGAAAATAAAAAGTACGCCGACATCATCCAAAATACAACTTCTACCTCCAGAAATGAGCCGAAATGAACATATTGGACCATGCATATAGGCTATCCATGGTGTACATTATCAGATGAACATATTGGACCATGCATATAGGCTATCCATGGTGTACATTATCAGATGAACATATTGGACCATGCATATAGGCTATCCATGGTGTACATTATCAGATGAACATATTGGACCATGCATATAGGCTATCCATGGTGTACATTATCAGATGAACATATTGGACCATGCATATAGGCTATCCATGGTGTACATTATCAGATGTGCAATAAGAATTATCTCCGTCGCCTGATGTAGCAGGGTGAACAGAAATACATATACACAGGCccaaataatggaaacacttgagtaaatgagggatacaaagtgcattgaaagcaggtgcttccgcACAGGTGTGGTTCTTCAGGTAATTAAGCAATGACATCCTGTCATCTATAGAATAGcttccaaacataccctcgtaaaactgactatcctaccgatcctcgacttcggc
The genomic region above belongs to Oncorhynchus mykiss isolate Arlee chromosome 6, USDA_OmykA_1.1, whole genome shotgun sequence and contains:
- the LOC110525171 gene encoding E3 ubiquitin-protein ligase KCMF1: MSRHEGVSCDACLKGNFRGQRYKCLICYDYDLCASCYEGGATTTRHTAEHAVQCILTRVDYDLYYGGESFSVEQPQAFTCPYCGRMGYTETSLQEHVTAEHTETSSEVICPICAVLPGGDPNHVTGDFAAHLTLEHRAPRDLDESSGVRHVRRMIHPGRGLGGPRARRSNMHFTSSTSGGSSTTQSSNYNREAMDPIGELLSQLSGVRRSTGSQLSSGPSASQLQQLQMQLQADWQQTQATRQQLETARGTSQRGSRTSNHAGNHNANPGSNFFNNLSPDPEQQEPKTQSSNSQFLLNRLSEPRLSEAENQLCEGQWADRSLFVTELLLSTLLANPDHSEDDDDLRDYHDAVTRGSDAFAAFEDMGCVGVMTLDVALQNLNLRELKNEQHPPALP